The sequence CATTCCTAGAGTCACGATTGTCATTTAGTGCTCTTTCTTCGCGAGTATTCCTAGTACTTCCAATTACACCAGTTACTCTTCGTTTATTGAATAACATTTGTAATCGGTTATTTCGGGtatatttttctgaattttCACGGGATCGACTAAATTCAGGTTCGCCAGTTTTCCGAACTATTTCACGTCTCGCAAATCTGCTCTCATCCAAATCACGACCATTTCTCACAACGATGCTGTTGATAAGGCGAGCTCCAATGTGTCTATTGTAAACTCTTCTGTCACGGGAATCGTGTTCAATTTTTTTCAGAGCAATATCATCAAGTTGCCTTGCTTCTGCAATATATAACCGAGTTACCCTTTTTTCTTTAGAATCGCCACGGTGTGAAGAAGGTCTAGAATTATCTGGATAATCTTTGTCCTCATTCTGTTTGACAATTCGATTCCTATTAACATCTACACGAATAGCCTCATTGTGTTCGTTAGTTCTGTGTCTATATTCTCGTCTATCACTCTGAGCGTAAACTCTGGATCTTTCTTCAATAGCTCTACGATGATCAGTCAGTAGACGCTCATTATTCTGTACTGATGGAGATCGCCAATGAAGTTCACGATGTTTAAAGTGACGTATAGCAGGTGCTCTGGTCAACTCAGCATCTCTAACTTCATAATTCAACTCGTTTGGTTCATTTGCCAGGCCATGTGAAGATTTGTAGATGCGGTCTGGGTCTTGGATAGAAAGTCTGGTATCTGAACGATCCCTTCCATTAACGAAATTTCGTTCTGCTGAAGTTGATTGAAGTAAGCTGAGAACAAAGAGGAGTAGTAAACGCCACTTATTCATAGTCACTGTACTCAGTAGATGagattgtattttattttccctGAAAGTGAACTGTAGAAGCTTGCTACTGTACTGATGCTGTGGAGGAGCCAGCGTCCCTTTTTATACTAAACAGAAAGCTATTGATTAAACTGCTATTAAACGCTAGAACGAATTCAATTTTCTTTCAACGTATGCGAGGATCTTATGCACTGTGACTGACAACTTTTGAGACTTTGATAGACCTCAAACCTCGCCTTGTGATGATTTTTGTGTTGCTATTTAAGCCTATAGGTAGGCAAGCCAATACGTTTGAACGCAACTTGGCATACTTAGGTTACGGCCTAAGTATGCCAAGTTGCGttcaaatccattcagtagttagtTTCAGCGTGAAGCACGAACAACAGACAggcaagaatttaaaaaaaattgagattatttttgtttctaccTACACGTAAGACCTATGTTAAAGTCGAGCAgcttaaaaaaaactagaaatcgAACCGTGACGCTAGCTCAATTTCAACAACTTAACGTACttacgtgtagaaacaaaacatattatattttattatcttatcGTGGCTTTGGATgtcagttttttgaaaataataacttttgttagtaggtagatacgtTTCCACGTCTTTCTTGTGATGGCGCCCGATGCAATCTCACCATTTGCACGGTGCACCATCCCTGGGCTGACCCTGCTTCCAGCAACCAAGTCAAGACTCATTAAcaccggaattcatagtcaagctTCTTGAGGACGATTCAAACGACATGACGTGTCATATTTaacctttatgcaatgcattCGAGGCATAGGTAGAGTTTGTAAATTGTACCTAATGATTTAAGGTTGTAGATGGCACATTGCTCCCTAAAAAAGCTCCTATCCCTAAGTATGAATTCAGGCGTAAAATGTGTAGTTCGagaaagtacttaggtacacaTAGCTACTTACTAACTAGGTGATCATAGTACATATTGAAGCACCAAAACAGCCTACGGTTAAATCCTTAGTATCAAGACTAACTCGGTTCCTTTACAAATAGCCTATTCGCAGTTTATCACTGGTCGCAGCTGCACAAGAAAATTTGTCACCGCGTGTGAAATAATTATCTGATGAAACCCACTGGAGCAGGATATAGAACCAGTAAATTGAAATTCTATGACGTCAACACGATCTATCCTTTCATACTAGCTTTTTAGTCAGATTTGCTAGTTACCAATCTGTTATTAAATGAATGAGGTTCTTGGCCAGGTAGGTACACCGAATTAAATACTAGGGAGTAGGTAGCAGGTATTGGCAGGTCGGGTGAAATTAACTAGCTAatgctaggtacctatattgtcAATAATATCAAGAAGGTAAGTTGGCAAACTTGTAAAAAAGGTCTTTTGTCTAACAGAAATGAGAAGTTGAGAACCtcataaaaaattggttgtctgtaaagtcggtttactgacgatagttgaacgtgacaacaaaggccgattgtgctgctttgtcgctcgttccgcgctctcgcttgcacttcaagccttacatggaacgcctcagagcgaggtaacgccgcatgagtcatgttttttcgtgcgtgcagccggctctatcgaattataagacgttgtcacgtcaaaatattAAGAATCCGGTCAGGCATACCTATACCATTACCTATCCCGAACATAATAGCTGTAGGTATCTGACCTTATGGTATGAATCGAAACAGTCGCGGCTTCAAAATTcgcattttaaattaataataaacctaTCACCGACCCACTATAATtgaccacgggtctcctctcagcatCAGAAttgtttaggccatagtctaccacgctgcactggcccagtgcggatttgAAGACTTCACATTTTTGAATGACCAAACATTTTTTCGCATTTTGCAGTCGTTAAtcatcaataggtacctactgcatgTCGTTCTTAAATGTTAAATAGTACCTACGGCAATATTATAAGCCGAAGTCTTtttcgggaatcgaacccactTTTAATTTTGCAGCGCACCCAGTACCCGGtaggaaatattgcacatcgaactttacaAATAACGGTACTAGTATGAGACAGgacgacgctctacgaaaccgaaATCTATTTCTAAATCTCGatttgcaatattttctgccggaTTCTCTACCTAGTCCAGTCTAAACACGAgacgtaggtataggtagataggcgaaggtatttaaataaaaatctgttttagaatatatcgGTAAAGCCcttaatatgataccccacttggtatataatagttatcttactttgaaacacattttaatgatgtaaccacaaattcatggttttcagatttattcctttatttgtgctataagatctacctgcctgccaaatttcatgattctaggtcaacgagaagtaggtacccaataggttttcttgacagacacggcggaCTGAcgtacagacaacaaagtgatcctataaggattccgtttttctttttgagatacagaaccctaaaacagatttcagcCGGGCTTGTGCATTGAATCCTTTGACTATCACCAGCGCAAACCGCCATGTTGCaatttcagattggactacttgatTTGCGCGCCCTTTATTTTTATCTACGTTCTCCCTACTGGGTTTTGATGGCACAGGCCCGTATGGTagattccggaaaacctgcatcaatcattattacaatcgcaattgtgaTTGGCTAAATTCATACTATTGTTGTTGCaataatgcattgtagccaattgtgagcgagcgtcaatcagaggtgattgcgttCGTGACATTGTACGtatagctgtcattctaccgtaaTCGAACTTAACtgagccaatcacaacaattgcgcttgtaataaaattaatgcagGATCTTCCGGATCGACCTGCTGATGTTCAAAAGGGTATTCAGATTTAGTAGATTAGTAAATGAAACAAAACATGGGCAACCataggtttattttttttatataatttcccTTAGTTCTAATTGTATCCATAGGACTGCATCACAGCGGTGAACGGCGCAGTCGCCTTTGCCACCTTCTGGCCTGCATCCTTGGTGATTTTCTGTGAACAGAGGATCCCAGTTAAGTATAGGTCTTCAAACTGTAGTGTTGCTAGGGATGACATGAATCTGAGACATGTTTGCAAACTATGGACCTCAAAAGAAAACTcaatcactcagcgggcgatgaagagagctatgcttaaAGTTTCTCTACAAGATCAAATCAGAGTTCCATAGAAACCGATTGATGTTGGGATCCTAAGctgctagaatggtgacctcacaCTGCAAAGAACAGCATTGACAGGCCCCACAAAGTACCACCGGATTCAGGAGCTTCTGGATtatggcatgtggaagtcccaaCAAGACACCTATGTCTAGTGGACATGTTTTGGTACACAATTATGAAATtggctttattgtacaccatcataaataaaaaagaaagacaaaagtaaaacaataaaaaacaaaaatagaagTACAATTGGCAGCACTATCGCTTTGAAGGGATCTCTGCCAGGCAACCATGTTACAGaaaaagtacaagtgtaaattaataatttataacacaccccacaagtgaaggttacagtaactagaaaagagctgataactttcaaacggctgaaccgattttcttggattatagctaagaacactctcgatcaagccacctttcaaaccaaagtAAACTAATAACTAGTAAAGGGTTGTAGAAAATGCTAATTTGCCACCAACCTTGAGTTTCTTCTCGTAGGCGAGTTTGTGGATGGTCTTGAACTTCCTCTTGTCCTCCAGCTTGCGCACCACCTCGCGGTACTTCCAGCCCACCTCGTGCGACAGGCGCCCCACGTGGCAGTACTGATGTCACAACACATGTTACTTACAAGATCATTGTGTCAAGTTGTTTGATATGAATAAGATTGTGTTTCAGAATTTTTTAACATTACAACATCAGTTAATAATAACTTTCAGTCGCAAATTACCCAAAAGATAGCATCATGAAATAAAACTCCACTCAACAAAgccacagataaaaaaaaaagtgaaggaCACAGGAGTGTGGTTTTATCTGCTAAGCTTTGCAGGAGTATGTTGGATTTTACTTTTTTCATAAATTACATTTATGGAATGTTCATCAAACAATTTTCTTCAGATCTGGGTTTCATGCCTCTGTGATATGAAAATTgattggtattttttttacaaaaaacaaaacttcTAGAAACCACCTTTTCTGACATACtgcaatttaaatttttacagtAGTACTGAAATGATGTCTGGCATAACTTttagccatgaaaaaaaaaaggacaaaccaacaaaataaactaacatttatttaaataatacatatttgtaATCCAAtgagttgtaattttttttaaaatgcatCTAATAAACTAAGATACAGGTGGGACTTTCAACTTTTGAGCTATTGAGGGGCTAACTTCTGGGTTTGTTTGATACATACCTTACGTCCGGGCTTCAAGCAAAATACACGAAGAGCTGCAGGTACAACCACACGTCTGCGATTGTCGTACGGTGGTGGGCATCCATCATATGCACGGAGTCGCCTCAGGGCATCCTTTCCACGCTCTGTTTTGTGTGGGATCATGCCTGAAAAGATATTAAACTTTCTTAAAgcctaaattattataataagttaaataaatataactaataATAGCTTCATAATTGATGTCTTA comes from Maniola jurtina chromosome 17, ilManJurt1.1, whole genome shotgun sequence and encodes:
- the LOC123873960 gene encoding 60S ribosomal protein L13a produces the protein MTGFSNKSIVIDGRGHLLGRLSAVIAKVLLEGNKVVVVRCEQLNISGNFFRNKLKFMSFLRKRCNVNPARGPFHFRAPSKVLWKTVRGMIPHKTERGKDALRRLRAYDGCPPPYDNRRRVVVPAALRVFCLKPGRKYCHVGRLSHEVGWKYREVVRKLEDKRKFKTIHKLAYEKKLKKITKDAGQKVAKATAPFTAVMQSYGYN